In one window of Nodosilinea sp. PGN35 DNA:
- the nifB gene encoding nitrogenase cofactor biosynthesis protein NifB, translating into MTPPPSSALTSAPPATPDLDITLTKTKTVVKSAGGGCSTTASGCSTKTDTALSESMQARIDKHPCYSEEAHHHYARMHVAVAPACNIQCNYCNRKYDCANESRPGVVSELLTPEEAAHKVLVVAGKIPQMTVLGIAGPGDPLANPEKTFRTFELIAEQAPDIKLCLSTNGLMLPDYVDRIKALNVDHVTITINMVDPAIGEKIYPWVHYRRKRYRGIEGVRILHERQMEGLQALKEADILCKVNSVLIPGINDEHMPEVNAAIRERGAFLHNIMPLISAPEHGTYFGLNGQRGPNPKELKQVQDNCAGNLKLMRHCRQCRADAVGLLGEDRSQEFTKQKFMEMPVDYSLETRQAVHIGIEQAKAAVAAKKQSAARIPGALSEDSPKVLVAVATKGGGIVNQHFGHAKEFMIYEVDAAEAKFISHRKVADYCQGGYGEEAMLTGIIDTISDCKAVLAAKVGPCPSKQLREAGLVVVEAYDVIETVARRFYDEHVLKR; encoded by the coding sequence ATGACGCCACCGCCATCCTCTGCCCTGACTTCCGCGCCCCCCGCGACGCCCGATCTGGACATTACCCTGACCAAGACTAAAACCGTGGTCAAATCGGCGGGCGGCGGCTGTAGCACGACCGCCTCTGGCTGCTCCACCAAAACCGACACCGCCCTCAGCGAGAGCATGCAGGCTCGCATCGACAAGCACCCCTGCTACAGCGAAGAGGCCCACCACCACTACGCCCGCATGCACGTGGCGGTGGCCCCCGCCTGCAACATTCAGTGCAACTACTGCAACCGTAAGTACGACTGCGCCAACGAAAGCCGGCCCGGTGTGGTCAGTGAACTGCTGACGCCGGAAGAAGCGGCCCACAAGGTCTTAGTGGTGGCGGGCAAAATTCCTCAGATGACGGTGCTGGGCATTGCTGGCCCAGGCGACCCCCTGGCCAACCCCGAAAAAACCTTTCGCACCTTTGAGCTGATTGCCGAGCAGGCCCCCGACATTAAACTCTGCCTCTCCACCAACGGCCTGATGCTGCCGGACTATGTGGACCGCATCAAAGCCCTGAATGTGGACCACGTCACCATCACTATTAATATGGTCGATCCGGCGATCGGCGAGAAGATTTACCCCTGGGTGCACTACCGCCGCAAGCGCTATCGCGGCATCGAAGGCGTCCGCATTCTCCACGAACGGCAAATGGAAGGGCTGCAAGCCCTCAAGGAAGCCGACATTCTCTGCAAGGTCAACTCGGTGCTGATTCCCGGCATCAACGACGAACACATGCCCGAGGTCAATGCCGCCATCCGGGAGCGGGGCGCGTTTCTGCACAACATCATGCCGCTGATTTCGGCCCCGGAGCACGGCACCTACTTTGGCCTGAATGGCCAGCGCGGCCCCAACCCCAAAGAACTCAAGCAGGTGCAGGACAACTGCGCTGGCAACCTGAAGCTGATGCGCCACTGCCGCCAGTGCCGGGCCGACGCCGTGGGCCTGCTGGGCGAAGACCGCAGCCAGGAGTTCACCAAGCAGAAGTTTATGGAAATGCCCGTGGACTACAGCCTGGAAACCCGCCAGGCCGTCCACATCGGCATTGAGCAGGCCAAGGCCGCCGTGGCCGCTAAGAAGCAGTCCGCCGCCCGCATTCCCGGTGCCCTGTCGGAGGATTCGCCCAAGGTTCTAGTTGCCGTGGCCACCAAGGGCGGCGGCATCGTCAATCAGCACTTCGGCCACGCCAAAGAATTCATGATCTACGAAGTGGATGCCGCCGAGGCCAAGTTCATCAGCCACCGCAAAGTCGCCGACTACTGCCAGGGCGGCTACGGCGAAGAGGCCATGCTCACCGGCATCATCGACACCATTTCTGACTGCAAAGCCGTGCTAGCCGCCAAGGTCGGCCCCTGCCCCAGCAAGCAGCTGCGGGAAGCGGGCCTGGTGGTCGTCGAAGCCTACGACGTGATTGAGACCGTGGCCCGGCGCTTCTACGACGAGCACGTGTTGAAGCGGTAG
- a CDS encoding 4Fe-4S dicluster domain-containing protein: MSYSITQSCIGCQRCLSACPTGAIQTDGVAFWIAIDRCNQCQGTHGVPQCWATCPTNEGCVPLTSGVAAVSLTSTTEAMGDYWEAWFATYTRMVNRLKGMQETGYWHDWFDGYARAVQRLQTTTVPAIPS, from the coding sequence ATGAGCTACTCCATCACCCAAAGCTGTATCGGTTGCCAGCGCTGCCTCTCCGCCTGCCCCACTGGGGCGATTCAGACCGATGGGGTGGCCTTCTGGATTGCGATCGATCGCTGCAACCAGTGCCAGGGTACCCACGGGGTGCCCCAGTGCTGGGCCACCTGCCCCACCAACGAGGGCTGCGTACCCCTGACCAGCGGGGTGGCGGCGGTTTCCCTCACCTCCACCACAGAGGCGATGGGGGACTACTGGGAGGCCTGGTTTGCCACCTACACCCGCATGGTGAACAGGCTCAAAGGCATGCAGGAAACCGGGTATTGGCACGACTGGTTTGACGGCTATGCCCGGGCCGTGCAGCGATTGCAAACAACGACGGTGCCTGCCATCCCCTCCTAG
- the nifS gene encoding cysteine desulfurase NifS, protein MVTYLDNNATTRTDPEVLAAMLPYLSELYGNPSSMHSFGGQAGAAIEAAREQVASLLGAEPTEIIFNSCGSEGNNTAIHAALAAQPEKRHIVTTAVEHPAILAVCKHLEKRGYTVTYLSVDGRGELDLLELEAAMTGGTALVTTMYANNETGVIFPVEQVGEIAKAYGATCHVDAVQAVGKVPINLATSTIDLLTLSGHKLHAPKGIGALYVRKGFRFRPFLLGGHQERGRRAGTHNVPGIVALGKAAELAQAHLAHVKREAELRDLLEYGILATIPDTVVNGGGAPRLPNTTNIGFKYIEGEAILFMLNREGICASSGSACTSGSLDPSHVLTAMGLPYTILHGSIRFSLSRYTTEAEIRQVLTVMPDIVERLRAMSPFNNDQAEWLQERDLAVAT, encoded by the coding sequence ATGGTCACCTATCTCGACAACAACGCCACCACCCGCACCGACCCCGAGGTTCTGGCGGCGATGCTGCCCTACCTGAGCGAGCTGTACGGCAACCCATCGTCGATGCACAGCTTTGGCGGCCAGGCGGGGGCGGCGATTGAAGCGGCCCGGGAGCAGGTGGCAAGCCTGCTGGGGGCCGAGCCGACGGAGATTATCTTCAACAGCTGCGGCAGTGAGGGCAATAACACCGCCATCCACGCCGCCCTGGCGGCCCAGCCGGAGAAGCGCCACATCGTCACTACGGCAGTTGAGCACCCGGCCATTCTGGCGGTGTGCAAGCACCTGGAGAAGCGGGGCTACACCGTCACCTACCTTTCCGTCGATGGGCGCGGCGAGCTGGACCTGCTGGAGCTGGAGGCGGCGATGACCGGCGGCACGGCCCTGGTGACGACCATGTATGCCAACAACGAAACCGGGGTGATCTTTCCGGTGGAGCAGGTGGGGGAAATTGCCAAAGCCTACGGCGCGACCTGCCACGTCGATGCCGTCCAGGCGGTGGGCAAGGTGCCGATTAACCTGGCCACTAGCACCATCGACCTGCTCACCCTCTCCGGTCACAAGCTCCACGCCCCTAAGGGCATCGGTGCCCTGTATGTGCGCAAGGGCTTCCGCTTTCGGCCCTTTTTGTTGGGCGGTCACCAGGAGCGGGGACGCCGGGCTGGCACCCACAATGTCCCCGGCATCGTCGCCCTGGGCAAAGCCGCTGAACTGGCCCAGGCCCACCTGGCCCACGTCAAACGCGAGGCCGAGCTGCGGGACCTGCTGGAGTACGGCATTCTCGCCACCATCCCCGACACGGTGGTGAATGGCGGCGGTGCCCCCCGGCTGCCCAACACCACCAACATAGGCTTCAAGTACATCGAAGGGGAAGCCATCCTGTTCATGCTCAACCGTGAGGGCATCTGCGCCTCCTCCGGCTCCGCCTGTACCTCCGGCAGCCTCGACCCCTCCCATGTGCTGACGGCCATGGGCCTGCCCTACACCATCCTCCACGGCTCGATTCGCTTTAGCCTCTCCCGCTACACCACCGAAGCCGAAATCCGCCAGGTGCTCACCGTTATGCCCGACATTGTGGAGCGCCTGCGGGCGATGTCGCCCTTTAACAACGACCAGGCGGAGTGGTTGCAGGAGCGAGATTTGGCTGTTGCGACCTGA
- the nifU gene encoding Fe-S cluster assembly protein NifU → MWDYSEKVLELFYNPINQGTIDDPAEPDVAVVFGEVGSIACGDALRLHLKIQPSTDSILDARFQTFGCTSAIASSSALTEIIKGRTLDEALHITNQDIADFLGGLPEAKMHCSVMGQEALEAAIYKYRGIEVEHHDDDEGTLVCACYGITEKKIRRAIAENDLTTVEQVTNYVKAGGGCGSCLANIEDLIVDAQESAETVRAAAELAVAREQRSQEAAAPTPLTNLQKITLIQQVIDKEVRPILIADGGDVSLHDVEGDRVLVKLQGACGSCASSTETLKYAIEAKLKDLVLPSLVVEAI, encoded by the coding sequence ATGTGGGACTATTCCGAAAAGGTACTCGAACTCTTCTACAACCCCATTAACCAGGGCACCATCGATGACCCGGCGGAGCCGGATGTGGCGGTGGTGTTTGGGGAAGTGGGCAGCATTGCCTGCGGTGATGCCCTGCGGCTGCACCTGAAGATTCAGCCCTCCACCGACAGCATTCTGGATGCGCGGTTTCAGACCTTTGGATGTACGAGTGCGATCGCATCCTCCTCGGCCCTGACCGAGATCATCAAGGGCCGCACCCTCGACGAGGCCTTGCACATCACCAACCAGGACATTGCCGACTTTCTGGGTGGCCTACCCGAGGCCAAAATGCACTGCTCGGTGATGGGCCAGGAAGCTCTAGAGGCGGCGATCTATAAGTATCGCGGCATTGAAGTCGAGCACCACGACGACGACGAAGGCACCCTGGTCTGCGCCTGCTACGGCATCACCGAGAAGAAGATTCGGCGGGCGATCGCCGAAAACGACCTGACCACCGTGGAGCAGGTGACCAACTACGTCAAGGCCGGGGGCGGCTGCGGCTCCTGCCTGGCCAACATCGAAGACCTGATTGTAGACGCCCAGGAGTCCGCCGAAACCGTGCGGGCCGCCGCCGAGCTGGCCGTAGCTCGGGAACAGCGCAGCCAGGAGGCCGCCGCCCCCACCCCCCTGACCAATCTGCAAAAGATCACACTCATCCAGCAGGTGATCGACAAGGAGGTGCGGCCCATTCTGATCGCCGATGGCGGCGATGTGAGTTTGCACGATGTGGAGGGCGATCGCGTCCTGGTCAAGCTCCAGGGGGCCTGCGGCTCCTGCGCCAGCAGTACGGAGACGCTCAAGTATGCGATCGAGGCGAAGTTGAAGGATCTGGTATTGCCCTCCCTTGTTGTCGAAGCGATCTAA
- the nifH gene encoding nitrogenase iron protein: MRQIAFYGKGGIGKSTTSQNTLAAMAEKGERIMIVGCDPKADSTRLMLHSKAQTTILHLAAERGAVEDLELEEVLLTGYRGVKCVESGGPEPGVGCAGRGIITAINFLEEEGAYEDLDFVSYDVLGDVVCGGFAMPIREGKAQEIYIVVSGEMMAMYAANNIARGVLKYAHSGGVRLGGLICNSRNTDREVELIEALAAKLNTQMLHFVPRDNVVQHAELRRMTVNEYAPNSNQAQEYAQLADKIINNKNLTIPTPITMDELEELLIEFGILDGDEEYQKALEADKALAAV; the protein is encoded by the coding sequence ATGAGACAGATTGCATTTTACGGAAAAGGCGGCATCGGCAAATCCACCACCTCGCAAAACACCCTGGCTGCCATGGCCGAAAAAGGCGAGCGCATCATGATCGTTGGCTGTGACCCCAAAGCCGACTCCACCCGGCTGATGCTGCACAGCAAAGCCCAAACCACCATTCTTCACCTGGCTGCCGAGCGCGGCGCGGTGGAAGATCTAGAACTCGAAGAAGTGCTGCTCACCGGCTATCGCGGCGTCAAGTGCGTTGAGTCGGGCGGTCCCGAGCCAGGTGTGGGCTGTGCTGGTCGGGGCATCATCACCGCCATCAACTTCCTCGAAGAAGAGGGCGCCTACGAAGATCTCGATTTCGTCTCCTACGACGTTCTGGGCGACGTGGTTTGCGGCGGTTTTGCCATGCCCATTCGAGAGGGCAAAGCCCAGGAAATCTACATCGTGGTTTCCGGCGAAATGATGGCTATGTATGCCGCCAACAACATCGCCCGAGGCGTGCTCAAGTACGCCCACTCCGGTGGCGTGCGTCTGGGCGGCCTGATCTGCAACAGCCGCAACACCGACCGGGAAGTGGAGCTAATCGAGGCCCTGGCCGCCAAGCTCAACACCCAAATGCTGCACTTTGTACCCCGCGACAACGTGGTGCAGCACGCCGAACTGCGCCGCATGACCGTCAACGAGTACGCCCCCAACAGCAATCAGGCGCAGGAATACGCCCAGCTAGCCGACAAAATCATCAACAACAAAAACCTCACCATCCCCACGCCCATCACCATGGACGAACTGGAGGAGCTGCTGATCGAATTCGGCATTCTCGATGGCGACGAAGAGTATCAAAAAGCGCTTGAGGCCGACAAAGCCCTCGCGGCAGTTTAG
- the nifD gene encoding nitrogenase molybdenum-iron protein alpha chain translates to MTTVEDRKALIDEVLEAYPDKAKKLRAKHISVQEAEKADCGVKSNKKSVPGVMTTRGCAYAGAKGVVWGPVKDMIHISHGPVGCGYYSWSGRRNYYIGTTGVDTFGTMQFTSDFQERDIVFGGDKKLAKLIDELEDLFPLNQGTTIESECPVGLIGDDIEAVARAKAKETGKPVIPVRCEGFRGVSQSLGHHIANDTVRDWVLPKADDYRKLPEGFEPGPYDVNIIGDYNIGGDAWPSRLLLEEIGLRVISQFSGDGTFNEVVMTPLAKLNLIHCYRSMNYICRFMEEKYGIGWLEYNFFGPTQIAKSLRKIAAQFDETIQAKAEEVIAKYQPRMDAIAAKYRARLEGKKVMMMVGGLRPRHVVPAFTDLGMDVIGTGYEFGHGDDYKRTAEYVNEGTVIYDDISGYEFEEFAKELKPDLIAAGIKEKYVFQKMALPFRQMHSWDYSGPYHGYDGFEVFARDMDLAINNPTWGLIQAPWEQ, encoded by the coding sequence ATGACTACCGTAGAAGACAGAAAGGCACTGATCGACGAGGTGCTTGAGGCCTACCCCGACAAAGCCAAGAAGCTGCGGGCCAAGCACATCAGCGTCCAGGAGGCCGAAAAGGCCGACTGTGGCGTGAAATCCAACAAAAAGTCCGTCCCCGGTGTAATGACCACCCGTGGCTGCGCCTACGCAGGTGCTAAAGGGGTGGTCTGGGGTCCGGTCAAAGACATGATCCACATCAGCCACGGCCCGGTGGGCTGCGGTTACTACTCCTGGTCGGGCCGCCGCAACTACTACATCGGCACTACCGGGGTCGATACCTTTGGCACCATGCAGTTCACCTCCGACTTTCAGGAGCGCGACATTGTCTTTGGCGGCGACAAAAAGCTGGCCAAACTGATCGACGAACTGGAGGACCTCTTCCCCCTCAACCAGGGCACCACCATTGAATCGGAATGCCCGGTGGGCCTGATTGGCGACGACATTGAAGCGGTTGCCCGCGCCAAAGCTAAGGAAACCGGCAAGCCCGTGATTCCCGTGCGCTGCGAAGGGTTCCGAGGCGTGTCGCAATCCCTGGGCCACCACATTGCCAACGACACCGTGCGCGACTGGGTGCTGCCCAAGGCCGACGACTACCGCAAACTGCCCGAGGGCTTTGAGCCCGGCCCCTACGATGTCAACATCATCGGCGACTACAACATTGGCGGAGATGCCTGGCCCAGCCGCCTGCTGCTAGAGGAGATTGGCCTGCGGGTAATCAGCCAGTTCTCGGGCGATGGCACCTTTAACGAAGTGGTGATGACGCCGCTGGCCAAGCTCAACTTGATCCACTGCTATCGGTCGATGAACTACATCTGCCGGTTCATGGAAGAGAAGTACGGCATTGGCTGGCTGGAGTACAATTTCTTTGGCCCAACTCAAATTGCCAAGTCGCTGCGCAAGATTGCCGCCCAGTTTGACGAAACCATTCAGGCCAAGGCGGAAGAGGTGATTGCCAAGTACCAGCCCCGCATGGATGCGATCGCAGCCAAGTATCGCGCTCGCCTAGAAGGCAAGAAGGTGATGATGATGGTCGGCGGCCTGCGCCCCCGCCACGTTGTACCTGCCTTTACCGACCTGGGCATGGACGTGATTGGCACCGGCTATGAGTTTGGCCACGGCGACGACTACAAACGCACCGCTGAGTACGTCAACGAAGGCACCGTCATCTACGACGACATCAGCGGCTACGAGTTTGAAGAGTTTGCCAAAGAACTCAAGCCCGACCTAATCGCCGCTGGCATCAAAGAGAAGTACGTCTTCCAGAAGATGGCCCTGCCCTTCCGCCAGATGCACTCCTGGGATTACTCCGGGCCCTACCACGGCTACGACGGCTTTGAAGTCTTCGCCCGCGATATGGATTTGGCCATTAACAATCCCACCTGGGGGCTGATTCAGGCCCCTTGGGAGCAGTGA
- the nifK gene encoding nitrogenase molybdenum-iron protein subunit beta, whose product MTDNLDNAIPTPACGGEDPGQIKDHFDLFHTDTYQDLFEYKRQFEGAHSRETVEEIAEWTKGWEYREKNFSREALTINPAKACQPLGALFVAAGFEDTLPYSHGSQGCVAYFRTHLTRNYKEPFQAVSSSMTEDAAVFGGLSNLKAGLENSYTLYKPKMIALCTTCMAEVIGDDLGAFITTSKNEGHIPEDLPVPYAHTPSFVGSHITGYDNMLRGILKTLTKDEKAETTNGKFNFNLGFDPYIGNIRELKRILSLFGVDYTILSDNSDTFDSPNTGEFKMYNGLTTLADTADSINAEGTVFFQKYTTPKTQEYVAKDWGQKTYNFRPFGIKGTDEFLMALSAITGKPIPLELQQERGRAVDALTDSQAWIHGKKVAMYGDPDHVLGLIQFLLEMGAEPTHIVVTNTNEDFEAEARELLTSSPYGQGGTVWGGKDLWHLRSLMFTEPVDLLIGNSYGKYLWRDTGTPLVRIGYPIFDRHHMHRYATFGYQGAINQFNWIVNTILDELDRKTIVPAKTDISFDLIR is encoded by the coding sequence ATGACTGACAATCTTGACAACGCTATCCCTACCCCGGCCTGCGGGGGCGAAGACCCAGGACAGATCAAAGACCACTTCGACCTGTTTCACACCGATACCTACCAGGACCTGTTTGAGTACAAGCGCCAGTTTGAGGGCGCTCACAGTCGCGAAACCGTCGAGGAAATCGCCGAGTGGACCAAAGGCTGGGAATATCGGGAAAAGAATTTTTCGCGGGAAGCCCTGACCATTAACCCCGCCAAAGCCTGTCAGCCTCTGGGGGCGCTGTTTGTTGCCGCTGGCTTCGAAGATACGCTGCCCTACAGCCACGGTTCCCAGGGCTGTGTGGCCTACTTCCGCACCCACCTGACCCGCAACTATAAGGAGCCCTTCCAGGCGGTGTCATCGTCGATGACGGAGGATGCGGCGGTGTTTGGCGGTCTCAGCAACCTCAAGGCGGGGTTAGAAAACTCCTATACCCTCTATAAGCCCAAGATGATTGCTCTCTGCACCACCTGCATGGCGGAGGTAATTGGGGATGACCTGGGGGCCTTTATTACCACCTCTAAGAACGAGGGCCACATACCCGAAGACTTGCCTGTGCCTTATGCCCACACACCTAGCTTTGTGGGCTCCCACATCACTGGCTACGACAACATGCTGCGGGGCATTCTCAAGACCTTGACCAAGGATGAAAAGGCCGAGACCACCAACGGCAAGTTCAACTTCAACCTGGGCTTTGACCCCTACATTGGCAATATTCGCGAACTGAAGCGAATTTTGAGTCTGTTTGGCGTCGACTACACCATTCTGTCGGACAACTCGGACACCTTTGACTCTCCCAACACGGGGGAATTTAAGATGTACAACGGCCTCACTACCCTGGCCGACACTGCCGACAGCATCAACGCCGAGGGGACGGTGTTCTTCCAGAAGTACACGACGCCCAAGACCCAGGAGTATGTCGCTAAGGATTGGGGTCAGAAGACCTACAACTTCCGGCCCTTTGGCATTAAGGGGACCGACGAGTTCTTGATGGCGCTGTCGGCGATTACCGGCAAGCCCATTCCCCTGGAACTTCAGCAGGAGCGGGGTCGGGCGGTGGATGCCCTGACCGACTCCCAGGCCTGGATTCACGGCAAGAAGGTGGCAATGTATGGCGACCCCGACCACGTGCTAGGGCTGATTCAGTTTTTGCTGGAGATGGGGGCGGAGCCCACCCACATTGTGGTGACCAACACCAATGAGGACTTTGAAGCTGAAGCCCGCGAGCTGCTGACCAGCAGCCCCTACGGCCAGGGCGGCACAGTGTGGGGCGGGAAGGATCTGTGGCATCTGCGATCGCTGATGTTTACCGAGCCCGTGGATCTGCTGATTGGCAACAGCTATGGCAAGTACCTGTGGCGCGACACCGGCACCCCCCTGGTGCGCATTGGCTATCCGATCTTCGATCGCCACCACATGCACCGCTACGCCACCTTCGGCTACCAGGGCGCGATCAACCAGTTCAACTGGATTGTTAACACCATTCTGGATGAACTCGATCGCAAGACCATTGTGCCCGCGAAGACGGACATCTCCTTTGACTTGATCCGCTAG
- a CDS encoding nitrogen fixation protein NifZ: MRVSEEIELDSPPVFDLGDRVRVRKLIRNDGTFPGKEVGFHLAKKGDIGYIVGIGTYLQRAYIYSVHFLETNYVVGCLSRELELTADRPPLIPQDDDDTW, from the coding sequence ATGCGTGTCTCCGAAGAAATCGAACTTGACTCTCCACCGGTTTTTGACCTGGGCGATCGCGTCCGAGTCCGCAAGCTCATCCGCAACGATGGCACCTTTCCCGGCAAAGAGGTGGGCTTTCATCTGGCTAAGAAAGGCGACATCGGCTACATCGTCGGCATTGGCACCTACCTGCAACGCGCCTACATCTACTCGGTGCATTTCTTAGAAACCAACTACGTCGTCGGCTGCCTCAGCCGCGAGCTTGAACTCACCGCAGACCGCCCGCCCCTCATTCCCCAAGACGACGACGACACCTGGTAA
- a CDS encoding Mo-dependent nitrogenase C-terminal domain-containing protein, whose product MATLFPNPSLSPPHPPGVGPLAPLRRWIDRIEVNNRRFAHLTCRLIPCCCPFERDLTVLGRTVHVPALCKLNPVYAELMRLRFRALAYLADGCGEDVTRYVC is encoded by the coding sequence ATGGCCACCCTCTTCCCTAACCCTTCCCTCTCCCCGCCCCACCCACCCGGCGTTGGCCCCCTCGCCCCGCTGCGCCGCTGGATCGATCGCATTGAGGTCAACAACCGCCGCTTTGCCCATCTGACCTGCCGTCTGATTCCCTGCTGCTGCCCCTTTGAGCGCGATTTGACGGTCTTGGGCCGCACGGTTCACGTTCCGGCTCTGTGCAAGCTCAACCCGGTGTACGCCGAGCTGATGCGGCTGCGCTTTCGGGCGCTGGCGTACCTAGCCGATGGCTGCGGCGAAGATGTGACCCGGTATGTGTGTTGA